In the Methanobacterium sp. genome, one interval contains:
- a CDS encoding glycosyltransferase family 4 protein, whose protein sequence is MKIGVITSAYPDYEDDPHGIFVHRLMREIVKTGHQVYVLAPYTGGKTEYILQGVHVEKFHYFYPKRFEKLAGRAGMIDNVNEGFLVKLQVLTFLFFNVIFSLRKLKSMDIVHVQWPIPNGLGGIFLKKIYRIPYINTIHGEEVHLSKRFHLLFALRWLVNNSSKTITNSTATRKFCLKAGLDGDKIDVIPFGVDTNFFRPLEVNKDENIFQILSVGYLIERKGFEYLIRAMPHVLEEHANARLKIVGSGPMESELKELIYELELGDEVEIVKNVSDDELLIAYNSSDLFVLPSIVDSQGNTEGLGVVLLEAMACRLPVIGSDVGGIPDIIQDGNTGILVPEKDIDELFRSITYSIKNENFLNEIAMRGYNNVKIKFCWETIAESYINHLKDIQ, encoded by the coding sequence ATCAAAATTGGAGTAATAACCTCTGCATATCCTGATTACGAGGACGATCCTCATGGAATATTCGTTCACAGGTTAATGAGAGAAATTGTCAAAACAGGACACCAAGTTTATGTCCTAGCGCCATACACCGGTGGAAAAACAGAGTACATCCTTCAGGGTGTTCATGTTGAAAAGTTTCACTACTTTTATCCCAAAAGATTTGAAAAACTCGCAGGAAGGGCAGGAATGATTGATAATGTAAATGAGGGATTCTTGGTGAAACTGCAAGTTTTAACATTCCTATTTTTCAACGTGATTTTTTCGCTCAGAAAACTTAAAAGTATGGATATTGTACATGTGCAATGGCCGATACCTAATGGTCTTGGTGGGATTTTCTTGAAAAAGATTTACAGGATCCCTTACATTAATACAATTCATGGTGAGGAAGTTCATCTTTCTAAACGGTTCCATCTGCTCTTTGCCCTCCGTTGGTTGGTGAATAATTCCTCAAAAACCATAACCAACAGCACTGCCACCAGGAAATTCTGCCTGAAAGCGGGTCTGGATGGGGATAAAATTGATGTTATACCTTTTGGAGTGGACACTAACTTTTTCCGACCCTTGGAAGTAAACAAGGATGAGAATATTTTTCAAATATTATCAGTGGGTTATTTGATAGAAAGAAAGGGATTTGAATATCTTATTAGGGCAATGCCCCATGTTTTAGAGGAACATGCAAATGCTCGGTTGAAAATAGTTGGGTCCGGGCCAATGGAATCTGAATTAAAGGAACTTATCTATGAACTGGAACTGGGGGATGAAGTGGAAATTGTGAAGAATGTTTCTGATGATGAATTATTGATTGCTTACAATTCTAGTGATCTATTTGTGTTGCCTTCAATTGTGGATTCACAGGGGAACACTGAAGGATTGGGTGTTGTTTTACTGGAAGCTATGGCTTGTAGATTGCCGGTGATTGGTTCTGATGTTGGTGGTATCCCAGACATAATTCAGGATGGGAATACAGGAATACTTGTACCTGAAAAGGATATTGATGAACTATTTAGATCAATAACCTATTCAATTAAAAATGAAAATTTTTTAAATGAAATTGCGATGAGAGGATATAATAATGTCAAAATAAAATTTTGTTGGGAAACCATTGCTGAGAGTTATATTAATCATTTAAAGGATATTCAATGA